Genomic DNA from Paenibacillus donghaensis:
GGTAGACCGGTATTTGCGGTCCCGAATCATCCTGATCCGTTTCAACTCCAGACCAACACGGATGAGCTGCTGGAAGGCCTCTTATCCCCGATCTTGCAAAAACAGAAGAAGCGGGGATTCAGCCGATTCTTCTAACTTATGAATCCATCAAAGACCTGAACTGCTTCAAGCGTTGAAGTGGTTATTTGTGCTGTTCCCAGAAAGGGGGTGAACTAAAAATGAATCGTCAAGGACATGTGGGGTTGGCTATCTTAGCAGGTTCGGCGTTGCTCTATTTCACGCCAACGATGCCACTGATACCTGCTGCCGCATTGGTTTCAGCCGCAGGCCTCGGGGGACTGCTACCTGATCTGGACCATAAGACCAGTACCGTAAGTAATAAAATCCAGTTCCCGGCAAGGACAAGGCGGCAGCTGAAAGGCCTGTCCATATTGTGTTTCGGCATGGGGGTCTTGTGGTTTGTCATGCAGCAAGCTATGCCCTGGTTGTGGTTGGTAGCAGGCTTGGTACTTACGATGGCATCCCGTCTACGAATGCTCATCTTGAGCGGACTAGGCCTTCTGTTTATTGGGGGATATGAAGTCTATGAACTGCATTGGCTTACGCTTGTGGTAGGCGTAGCCTTACTCGTAATGCCGTTTGTTAAGCATCGCGGAATTATCCATAGTCCGGAGTTTGCCGGGATCTTGAGCTTTGGTGTTTTATCGGTTACTGCAACGCAGCCGGTTCTCATTCAGGCGCTCGGTTTAGGGATGCTGGCCGGGTGGTGGTCTCATTTAGTAGGGGATTCGGTGACGGTAGAGGGCATTCGTTCGGTGCTTCTTCCCCGGCTAAAAGTAGCGCTAAATATCCTCAGAAATGGCGGCGCTGCAGAGCGCTGGATTGCCAGAGGTTGTTGGATAGGTAGTTTCGCACTTTGGGTCATGACATTCTATTAATTCGTAGGTACAGAAGGGAAGAGACAAATGAAAATAAATAAAGTGGGGACCCTCTTCATGATGGTCTTTTTTAGTATGTTCGTCGTGCCGATGCTGGCTCACGCTGAGGATAATCCGATCACCAAGATCAAGGATAAGATGAAATTTAACTGGACGGTGCTCGATGGACTGGACTTTATATTTACACCCATCGGCTTGTTCATCTCCTTAATTACCATTGCAACGTTGATTTTTGTAGTGGTCAAAGTTGTTATAAAACTGATCAAGATCAGTGCGGGTAAGGGTAGCATCAAGGACAAATGGTTCTGGATTGAAGCTGGTTTACTTGTATTTATTGTGTTTCTGTTCATCAGCGGCGCCTTCTTTAGCTTTTTGGAGAACGTGTATAACTGGACCTCCAAGCAAGATATCGGGGGGACCACGCCAACAACGTTTATCCAAATGGTGGATCATATTCGTAAGTTGTCCTAATGGCTGAACTAATCATGGACAATGACTATATCTCAAAAATGAAAAAAATGTATACCGTTGATCCGGGCGTGGTGGATAAGATGAACTGGTTTCTGGTCTTGGCGGGAGCCGCTGGCACGATCCTGTGTGTGTTGGCATTTGCCTACTGGCTGATCCGGTTCTTCGGCTTCCTGTTATCGGTTAGCCGGGGAGCACGAAGTTTGAAGGACCCCAAGTTTTGGAAAAACATGGGGGTGGCGATGCTGATCATTCTCTTGTTTATGACCGGCTCCGTCTTTACCTTGCTGTCACAGTTTTATGACTATATGGACATATGGGGGTGGGGAGGTTGAAGAGACGTGTTTGGTTGCTGACCGTTCTGCTGCTGTTTGGTCTGGCGACCAGTATGTGGAGTGTACCTGTTCAAGCGTCCAGCCCTGCTTCACATACCTTGCAAGGTTCAGGAGGCGCGGTGCAGTTGGCAGTTGCGATGCCGACGGCCACGCCTACAGCGGCACCGAGTGGCGCGGTAGTACCTGTAGAGCGGGAAACGAGTTTTTTAATTCCTGATTGGGTCGAAGATATGATTCAAAAAGTGGACGACATGATCCAGTCGTTTAAAGACCTGATGTCCGGTAAGCTGATCAAAGACGCCATTGAAGGTCTGATTGTGCTGCTGGTAGATGAACTAATGACCCCACTTTATGATGCGTTCGCTAAGAGCTATTTGTTTACACCGCAAATTGCGGAAATCGACTTGGTGCAGTCAGGCTGGTCCATCTTTATAATCATCGGCCTGGTGTCGCTATTCATCGGGATTTCATGGCTGGCGTTTAAAATCATTCGAGGCAAGAAAGACCTGGGCAGTTTGCTCAAGGTCTTTTTGCTTTGCTTTGTCGCCACCTATTTCTCCTTGACTGCGCTGAATATCGCTAACGTAGGCATCAATTGGATAGCCAGCAAGATGTTTGAGGGTATCATCGGTACCAGCGGCATTACGTATGAAGGGCTGGATGGTCAGCAGATCTTAAAAGCCATGATTGTCGGTGCAGATGGAATTACTGAAGCATCGTATGCGGCGCAAACCCTGGGCGAGCTAACGGTGTCCACAAGTGGAGGTATCTTTAGTCTGCTGAGTTATTTATTGCTGGTGGTGCTACCTTTGTATGTAGTTGCCGTGATAAAAACAATGGTCCTGATATTTATGGCCATCCTGGTGAATCTGTGGATTACTCAATCTGCCTATACGGGCAAGTTTGAGACGATGCTCGGGTTTGCCAATTTGTATTTGCGGACCTTACTGGTCGGCCTAATCTGTGGCTTGCATTGGGCGATTTTCGTCAAAATACAGACGGACTACGGGGAGGGGACCGGATTCTCTGCCTGGCTCGGTATTCCGCCGATTATTTTTGCCATACTCAGCGCCGTGGCCTTACTGATCTTCTTTTTCTTCTTCTGGATCAAGCCCCTATTCAAGGCTGCGCAAAACCCGATGTCGCTCAATGGTGCCCATGTGGTCGATTCCTTGGGCAAATGGGGGGAACGGACCTCCACTTCGCTCGATTCGATGGGCAAACGGATGGGGTCGGAGGGGGTGCAGAAGAAGGCACTCAGCATGAAAGAGGCCAGTCAACGGATGCAGAAAGCAGCAGAACGCATGCGTACCCAGCGTAGTGTGGGTAAGGACAAGAGGTTGTCTAGTCTCAGCGGTGGACTTTCCGAATCGGTCCAAGGTATCGCCTACCAAGAGCCGGAAGAGTGGCTGGAGGATGGCGGTCAGATCCATGTGGATGTTGAGCATGAACTGGCATTTGGGGAATCGGAAATTAAATCATCGGCCTTGAACATTTCCACGGTTTTGGGAGA
This window encodes:
- a CDS encoding metal-dependent hydrolase; amino-acid sequence: MNRQGHVGLAILAGSALLYFTPTMPLIPAAALVSAAGLGGLLPDLDHKTSTVSNKIQFPARTRRQLKGLSILCFGMGVLWFVMQQAMPWLWLVAGLVLTMASRLRMLILSGLGLLFIGGYEVYELHWLTLVVGVALLVMPFVKHRGIIHSPEFAGILSFGVLSVTATQPVLIQALGLGMLAGWWSHLVGDSVTVEGIRSVLLPRLKVALNILRNGGAAERWIARGCWIGSFALWVMTFY